Proteins encoded by one window of Vigna radiata var. radiata cultivar VC1973A chromosome 5, Vradiata_ver6, whole genome shotgun sequence:
- the LOC106762025 gene encoding ABC transporter C family member 4 isoform X2 gives MSPRFQMLHFNMSSSSPPSWLTSPSCSTLGIDSSSPTAFLVVQWLRFLLLSPCPQRLLLSVFDFIFLLIVLAFAAVKLYSRLTSRHTSSSSITKPLLQEKRSHYKVTFWFKLTFFVTTLLLAAYTVLGVLAFQTSLSSWVVIEALFRLFQAVANILVVILLVHENKFKASEHPLSLRMYWIANMVVSCLFAISAVVRFVVVDGARLELSLRVDDVFSLVNLPFSAFLFVVAMKGVTGIQVIRTSDEVTAYQCLSNERNLSPYAHSSIFSKIVWLWINPLLNKGYQTPLKLDDVPSLPLDFRAEKMSELFESNWPKEEENSKHPVGVTLFRCFWKRIAFTGFLAVVRLAVMYVGPMLIQSFVDFSARKDSTPLEGLILILILFFAKSVEVLAVHQFNFNSQKLGMLIRSSIITSVYKKGLRLSSSSRQSHGAGQIVNHMAVDAQQLSDLMLQFHPIWLMPLQVTAALALIYSSIGVSAFAALLGASLVFVFTLIRTKRSNTFQFRIMKGRDLRMKATNELLNNMRVIKFQAWEEYFGNKIQQFREAEHGWIGKFLYYFALNMAVLTSAPLLVCVLTFGASVLQGVPLNTGTVFTITSVIKILQEPVRTFPQALILISQAMISLGRLDEFMMSKEMDEGAVERLDGCDGDTAVEIKNGEFSWDDADANVALKVEELEIKRGEHAAVVGTVGSGKSSLLASLLGEMIKISGKVTVCGSIAYVAQTSWIQNATIQDNVLFGLPMNKEKYEEAIRVCCLEKDLEMMEYGDKTEIGERGINLSGGQKQRIQLARAVYQDCDIYLLDDVFSAVDAQTGSFIFKECIMGALKNKTILLVTHQVDFLHNVDCIMVMKEGRIVQSGKYDELLNAGLDFGALVAAHESSMEIVESSDKGGDDSTQSPKLAQLPSKEKEKAGEKQPQNQAKSANTSAKLIEDEERETGHVSLKVYKHYFTEAFGWWGVVLMLALSIAWMLSFLAGDYWLAIGTAEGTNFAPATFITVYACIAVGVAVVVMARSILFTYWGLKTSQSFFSGMLQSILHAPMSFFDTTPSGRILSRQYYLASSRELTRLDSITKAPVIHHFSESIAGVITIRGFGKQNEFCQENIDKVNASLRMDFHNNGANEWLGFRLDYMGVVFLSISTVFMIFLPSAIVRPEYVGLSLSYGLSLSSILSLTITMSCSVENKMVSVERIKQFTNLPSEAPWKIADSSPPNNWPSLGCIELNNLQVRYRPNTPLILKGISLTIQGGEKIGVVGRTGSGKSTLIQVLFRLIEPSAGKIIIDGINICTVGLHDLRSRFGIIPQDPVLFQGTVRSNIDPLGLYSEEEIWKSLERCQLKDVVAAKPEKLEASVVDGGDNWSVGQRQLLCLGRIMLKRSKILFMDEATASVDSQTDAVIQKIIREDFADRTIISIAHRIPTVMDCDKVLVIDAGLSKEYDKPSRLLERPSLFAALVKEYSNRSA, from the exons ATGTCACCACGCTTTCAAATGCTTCATTTTAACATGTCTTCTTCCTCTCCACCTTCTTGGCTCACTTCACCTTCATGTTCCACTCTTGGCATAGATTCATCTTCTCCTACTGCTTTTCTTGTAGTTCAGTGGTTAAGGTTTCTTCTTCTATCACCCTGTCCTCAACGACTTCTTCTATCTGTTTTTGATTTTATCTTCTTGCTCATTGTCTTAGCCTTTGCAGCTGTTAAACTCTATTCTAGACTCACTTCCCGTCACacctcttcctcttctattACTAAACCCCTTTTGCAGGAGAAACGCTCTCACTATAAAGTCACCTTCTGGTTCAAACTAACCTTCTTCGTCACCACCCTTTTGCTCGCAGCTTATACTGTTCTTGGCGTATTGGCCTTTCAAACCAGTCTTTCTTCATGGGTAGTCATAGAGGCACTCTTTCGGCTCTTTCAAGCTGTGGCCAACATACTGGTTGTGATCCTGTTGGTTCACGAGAACAAGTTCAAAGCTTCGGAGCACCCTTTATCGCTGAGAATGTATTGGATTGCAAACATGGTGGTTTCATGCCTTTTTGCCATTTCGGCTGTTGTTCGCTTTGTGGTTGTGGATGGAGCGAGGTTGGAGCTTAGTTTGAGAGTGGATGACGTGTTTTCTTTGGTTAATCTCCCATTTTCTGCGTTCCTTTTCGTTGTAGCAATGAAAGGAGTAACGGGGATTCAGGTGATTAGAACTTCTGATGAAGTGACAGCATATCAGTGCCTTTCCAATGAGAGAAATTTGAGTCCTTATGCTCATTCTTCGATTTTTTCCAAAATAGTGTGGCTTTGGATTAACCCTTTGCTGAACAAAGGGTACCAAACACCCCTCAAGCTCGATGATGTGCCTTCTCTTCCTCTGGATTTCCGAGCAGAAAAGATGTCAGAGCTTTTCGAAAGCAATTGGCCGAAGGAAGAGGAAAACAGCAAGCACCCGGTTGGTGTCACCTTGTTTAGATGCTTTTGGAAGCGCATAGCTTTCACTGGCTTCCTTGCAGTTGTAAGACTTGCGGTTATGTACGTTGGTCCAATGCTTATTCAGAGTTTCGTTGACTTCAGCGCAAGGAAAGACAGCACCCCTCTTGAAGGACTTATTCTTATTCTGATCCTGTTTTTTGCAAAATCAGTCGAGGTCCTCGCTGTGCACCAATTCAACTTCAACTCTCAGAAACTAGGCATGTTAATCCGTTCCAGCATCATAACTTCCGTGTACAAGAAGGGTTTAAGGCTTTCAAGTTCTTCGAGGCAGTCTCATGGCGCTGGCCAGATTGTGAACCACATGGCCGTTGATGCACAACAGCTCTCAGATTTGATGTTGCAGTTTCATCCCATATGGTTGATGCCACTACAAGTAACTGCAGCTTTGGCACTTATCTACAGCAGTATAGGCGTGTCAGCGTTTGCAGCGCTTCTTGGAGCCAGTTTGGTGTTTGTTTTCACTCTCATTCGCACCAAGAGGAGCAATACATTCCAGTTCAGGATAATGAAGGGCCGTGACCTTAGGATGAAGGCCACGAATGAGTTGCTTAACAACATGCGTGTCATCAAGTTCCAAGCGTGGGAGGAGTACTTTGGGAACAAGATTCAGCAGTTTCGCGAAGCCGAACACGGTTGGATTGGAAAGTTCTTGTACTACTTTGCCCTTAACATGGCGGTTCTGACGTCTGCTCCTTTGTTGGTATGTGTTCTCACATTTGGAGCTTCTGTTCTTCAGGGTGTTCCTCTGAACACTGGCACAGTGTTCACAATCACTTCAGTGATCAAGATTTTGCAAGAGCCTGTGAGGACCTTCCCTCAGGCTCTCATATTGATTTCCCAAGCGATGATATCTCTTGGGAGGTTGGATGAGTTCATGATGAGCAAGGAAATGGATGAGGGTGCAGTGGAGAGATTGGATGGATGTGATGGTGACACCGCTGTGGAGATCAAAAACGGGGAATTCTCCTGGGATGATGCGGATGCAAATGTGGCTCTGAAAGTTGAAGAGTTGGAGATCAAGAGAGGAGAACATGCTGCTGTTGTGGGAACAGTTGGGTCAGGCAAGTCTTCGTTACTGGCTTCTTTGTTAGGGGAAATGATCAAGATATCAGGAAAG GTTACAGTTTGTGGGTCAATAGCCTATGTAGCACAGACATCGTGGATTCAGAATGCAACCATCCAAGACAACGTATTGTTTGGTTTACCAATGAACAAAGAGAAGTACGAAGAAGCTATAAGAGTGTGTTGCCTAGAAAAGGATCTTGAAATGATGGAATATGGAGACAAAACTGAGATTGGAGAAAGGGGTATTAACCTCAGTGGTGGCCAGAAGCAACGTATACAACTTGCCAGAGCTGTATACCAAGACTGTGACATCTATCTCCTTGATGATGTATTCAGTGCTGTTGATGCACAAACTGGGTCATTCATTTTCAAG GAATGTATCATGGGGGCTCTAAAAAACAAGACCATTTTACTTGTAACCCACCAAGTTGACTTCTTGCATAACGTTGACTGTATTATG GTGATGAAAGAAGGGAGAATCGTGCAAAGTGGGAAGTATGATGAACTTCTCAATGCAGGCCTGGATTTTGGTGCACTTGTGGCTGCTCATGAATCCTCTATGGAGATTGTAGAGTCTAGCGATAAAGGTGGTGATGATTCGACTCAGTCTCCGAAACTGGCTCAACTCCcttcaaaagaaaaggaaaaagcagGTGAAAAGCAACCTCAAAATCAGGCTAAGTCAGCTAACACCTCTGCAAAGCTCATTGAAGATGAGGAAAGAGAAACTGGTCATGTGAGTCTTAAAGTGTACAAACACTACTTCACTGAAGCATTTGGGTGGTGGGGTGTTGTACTGATGCTGGCGTTGTCTATAGCATGGATGTTGTCCTTCTTGGCGGGTGATTACTGGCTAGCAATTGGAACTGCAGAAGGCACTAACTTTGCTCCTGCTACATTCATCACCGTGTATGCTTGCATAGCAGTTGGTGTAGCTGTTGTTGTGATGGCAAGATCAATCTTATTCACTTATTGGGGTCTAAAGACATCTCAAAGCTTCTTCAGTGGAATGCTTCAAAGCATCCTGCATGCACCAATGTCATTCTTTGACACCACTCCCTCTGGCAGAATTTTGAGTCGT CAATATTACCTTGCATCATCTCGGGAATTGACTCGCCTTGATTCTATCACCAAAGCTCCTGTGATTCACCACTTTTCAGAATCCATTGCTGGTGTTATAACCATTCGTGGCTTCGGAAAACAGAACGAATTTTGCcaagaaaatattgataaagTCAATGCTAGTCTGAGAATGGATTTCCACAACAACGGGGCCAATGAATGGCTTGGTTTTCGCTTGGACTACATGGGAGTGGTTTTCCTTAGCATTAGCACTGTTTTTATGATCTTTCTCCCAAGTGCTATCGTGAGGCCAG AATATGTTGGTTTGTCTTTGTCCTATGGTTTATCACTCAGCAGTATTTTGTCATTGACTATAACAATGAGTTGCAGTGTCGAGAACAAAATGGTTTCAGTCGAGAGAATAAAGCAGTTCACCAACCTTCCCTCAGAAGCACCATGGAAAATAGCTGATAGCTCTCCTCCTAATAATTGGCCCAGCCTTGGCTGCATTGAGTTAAACAATTTGCAG GTTCGGTATCGGCCAAATACTCCTCTGATTCTCAAAGGAATCTCTCTCACCATTCAAGGAGGAGAAAAGATTGGTGTTGTTGGTCGAACAGGGAGTGGGAAATCAACCCTCATTCAAGTGTTATTTAGGTTGATTGAGCCTTCAGCTgggaaaataattattgatggGATCAATATTTGTACTGTTGGCCTTCATGATCTGAGATCTCGATTTGGAATTATCCCTCAAGATCCTGTTCTCTTTCAAGGAACAGTACGAAGCAACATTGATCCCCTTGGACTGTATTCAGAAGAAGAAATCTGGAAG AGCCTAGAACGTTGCCAACTGAAAGATGTGGTGGCTGCAAAACCTGAGAAACTCGAGGCTTCAG TGGTGGATGGTGGAGACAATTGGAGTGTGGGGCAAAGACAGCTTCTGTGCTTGGGAAGGATCATGCTAAAACGCAGCAAAATACTGTTCATGGATGAGGCAACAGCATCTGTTGATTCACAAACTGATGCTGTAATACAGAAAATCATCAGAGAGGATTTTGCAGATCGTACAATTATCAGCATTGCTCACAGAATACCTACAGTCATGGACTGTGACAAAGTTTTAGTCATTGATGCAG GGCTTTCAAAAGAATATGACAAGCCATCACGTTTGCTAGAAAGGCCTTCACTTTTTGCAGCATTGGTTAAGGAGTACTCCAATAGATCTGCATAA
- the LOC106762025 gene encoding ABC transporter C family member 14 isoform X1 — MSPRFQMLHFNMSSSSPPSWLTSPSCSTLGIDSSSPTAFLVVQWLRFLLLSPCPQRLLLSVFDFIFLLIVLAFAAVKLYSRLTSRHTSSSSITKPLLQEKRSHYKVTFWFKLTFFVTTLLLAAYTVLGVLAFQTSLSSWVVIEALFRLFQAVANILVVILLVHENKFKASEHPLSLRMYWIANMVVSCLFAISAVVRFVVVDGARLELSLRVDDVFSLVNLPFSAFLFVVAMKGVTGIQVIRTSDEVTAYQCLSNERNLSPYAHSSIFSKIVWLWINPLLNKGYQTPLKLDDVPSLPLDFRAEKMSELFESNWPKEEENSKHPVGVTLFRCFWKRIAFTGFLAVVRLAVMYVGPMLIQSFVDFSARKDSTPLEGLILILILFFAKSVEVLAVHQFNFNSQKLGMLIRSSIITSVYKKGLRLSSSSRQSHGAGQIVNHMAVDAQQLSDLMLQFHPIWLMPLQVTAALALIYSSIGVSAFAALLGASLVFVFTLIRTKRSNTFQFRIMKGRDLRMKATNELLNNMRVIKFQAWEEYFGNKIQQFREAEHGWIGKFLYYFALNMAVLTSAPLLVCVLTFGASVLQGVPLNTGTVFTITSVIKILQEPVRTFPQALILISQAMISLGRLDEFMMSKEMDEGAVERLDGCDGDTAVEIKNGEFSWDDADANVALKVEELEIKRGEHAAVVGTVGSGKSSLLASLLGEMIKISGKVTVCGSIAYVAQTSWIQNATIQDNVLFGLPMNKEKYEEAIRVCCLEKDLEMMEYGDKTEIGERGINLSGGQKQRIQLARAVYQDCDIYLLDDVFSAVDAQTGSFIFKECIMGALKNKTILLVTHQVDFLHNVDCIMVMKEGRIVQSGKYDELLNAGLDFGALVAAHESSMEIVESSDKGGDDSTQSPKLAQLPSKEKEKAGEKQPQNQAKSANTSAKLIEDEERETGHVSLKVYKHYFTEAFGWWGVVLMLALSIAWMLSFLAGDYWLAIGTAEGTNFAPATFITVYACIAVGVAVVVMARSILFTYWGLKTSQSFFSGMLQSILHAPMSFFDTTPSGRILSRVSTDILWLDISIPMLVNFVIISYLSVISILLVTCQNAWETVFLLIPLFYFNNWYRQYYLASSRELTRLDSITKAPVIHHFSESIAGVITIRGFGKQNEFCQENIDKVNASLRMDFHNNGANEWLGFRLDYMGVVFLSISTVFMIFLPSAIVRPEYVGLSLSYGLSLSSILSLTITMSCSVENKMVSVERIKQFTNLPSEAPWKIADSSPPNNWPSLGCIELNNLQVRYRPNTPLILKGISLTIQGGEKIGVVGRTGSGKSTLIQVLFRLIEPSAGKIIIDGINICTVGLHDLRSRFGIIPQDPVLFQGTVRSNIDPLGLYSEEEIWKSLERCQLKDVVAAKPEKLEASVVDGGDNWSVGQRQLLCLGRIMLKRSKILFMDEATASVDSQTDAVIQKIIREDFADRTIISIAHRIPTVMDCDKVLVIDAGLSKEYDKPSRLLERPSLFAALVKEYSNRSA; from the exons ATGTCACCACGCTTTCAAATGCTTCATTTTAACATGTCTTCTTCCTCTCCACCTTCTTGGCTCACTTCACCTTCATGTTCCACTCTTGGCATAGATTCATCTTCTCCTACTGCTTTTCTTGTAGTTCAGTGGTTAAGGTTTCTTCTTCTATCACCCTGTCCTCAACGACTTCTTCTATCTGTTTTTGATTTTATCTTCTTGCTCATTGTCTTAGCCTTTGCAGCTGTTAAACTCTATTCTAGACTCACTTCCCGTCACacctcttcctcttctattACTAAACCCCTTTTGCAGGAGAAACGCTCTCACTATAAAGTCACCTTCTGGTTCAAACTAACCTTCTTCGTCACCACCCTTTTGCTCGCAGCTTATACTGTTCTTGGCGTATTGGCCTTTCAAACCAGTCTTTCTTCATGGGTAGTCATAGAGGCACTCTTTCGGCTCTTTCAAGCTGTGGCCAACATACTGGTTGTGATCCTGTTGGTTCACGAGAACAAGTTCAAAGCTTCGGAGCACCCTTTATCGCTGAGAATGTATTGGATTGCAAACATGGTGGTTTCATGCCTTTTTGCCATTTCGGCTGTTGTTCGCTTTGTGGTTGTGGATGGAGCGAGGTTGGAGCTTAGTTTGAGAGTGGATGACGTGTTTTCTTTGGTTAATCTCCCATTTTCTGCGTTCCTTTTCGTTGTAGCAATGAAAGGAGTAACGGGGATTCAGGTGATTAGAACTTCTGATGAAGTGACAGCATATCAGTGCCTTTCCAATGAGAGAAATTTGAGTCCTTATGCTCATTCTTCGATTTTTTCCAAAATAGTGTGGCTTTGGATTAACCCTTTGCTGAACAAAGGGTACCAAACACCCCTCAAGCTCGATGATGTGCCTTCTCTTCCTCTGGATTTCCGAGCAGAAAAGATGTCAGAGCTTTTCGAAAGCAATTGGCCGAAGGAAGAGGAAAACAGCAAGCACCCGGTTGGTGTCACCTTGTTTAGATGCTTTTGGAAGCGCATAGCTTTCACTGGCTTCCTTGCAGTTGTAAGACTTGCGGTTATGTACGTTGGTCCAATGCTTATTCAGAGTTTCGTTGACTTCAGCGCAAGGAAAGACAGCACCCCTCTTGAAGGACTTATTCTTATTCTGATCCTGTTTTTTGCAAAATCAGTCGAGGTCCTCGCTGTGCACCAATTCAACTTCAACTCTCAGAAACTAGGCATGTTAATCCGTTCCAGCATCATAACTTCCGTGTACAAGAAGGGTTTAAGGCTTTCAAGTTCTTCGAGGCAGTCTCATGGCGCTGGCCAGATTGTGAACCACATGGCCGTTGATGCACAACAGCTCTCAGATTTGATGTTGCAGTTTCATCCCATATGGTTGATGCCACTACAAGTAACTGCAGCTTTGGCACTTATCTACAGCAGTATAGGCGTGTCAGCGTTTGCAGCGCTTCTTGGAGCCAGTTTGGTGTTTGTTTTCACTCTCATTCGCACCAAGAGGAGCAATACATTCCAGTTCAGGATAATGAAGGGCCGTGACCTTAGGATGAAGGCCACGAATGAGTTGCTTAACAACATGCGTGTCATCAAGTTCCAAGCGTGGGAGGAGTACTTTGGGAACAAGATTCAGCAGTTTCGCGAAGCCGAACACGGTTGGATTGGAAAGTTCTTGTACTACTTTGCCCTTAACATGGCGGTTCTGACGTCTGCTCCTTTGTTGGTATGTGTTCTCACATTTGGAGCTTCTGTTCTTCAGGGTGTTCCTCTGAACACTGGCACAGTGTTCACAATCACTTCAGTGATCAAGATTTTGCAAGAGCCTGTGAGGACCTTCCCTCAGGCTCTCATATTGATTTCCCAAGCGATGATATCTCTTGGGAGGTTGGATGAGTTCATGATGAGCAAGGAAATGGATGAGGGTGCAGTGGAGAGATTGGATGGATGTGATGGTGACACCGCTGTGGAGATCAAAAACGGGGAATTCTCCTGGGATGATGCGGATGCAAATGTGGCTCTGAAAGTTGAAGAGTTGGAGATCAAGAGAGGAGAACATGCTGCTGTTGTGGGAACAGTTGGGTCAGGCAAGTCTTCGTTACTGGCTTCTTTGTTAGGGGAAATGATCAAGATATCAGGAAAG GTTACAGTTTGTGGGTCAATAGCCTATGTAGCACAGACATCGTGGATTCAGAATGCAACCATCCAAGACAACGTATTGTTTGGTTTACCAATGAACAAAGAGAAGTACGAAGAAGCTATAAGAGTGTGTTGCCTAGAAAAGGATCTTGAAATGATGGAATATGGAGACAAAACTGAGATTGGAGAAAGGGGTATTAACCTCAGTGGTGGCCAGAAGCAACGTATACAACTTGCCAGAGCTGTATACCAAGACTGTGACATCTATCTCCTTGATGATGTATTCAGTGCTGTTGATGCACAAACTGGGTCATTCATTTTCAAG GAATGTATCATGGGGGCTCTAAAAAACAAGACCATTTTACTTGTAACCCACCAAGTTGACTTCTTGCATAACGTTGACTGTATTATG GTGATGAAAGAAGGGAGAATCGTGCAAAGTGGGAAGTATGATGAACTTCTCAATGCAGGCCTGGATTTTGGTGCACTTGTGGCTGCTCATGAATCCTCTATGGAGATTGTAGAGTCTAGCGATAAAGGTGGTGATGATTCGACTCAGTCTCCGAAACTGGCTCAACTCCcttcaaaagaaaaggaaaaagcagGTGAAAAGCAACCTCAAAATCAGGCTAAGTCAGCTAACACCTCTGCAAAGCTCATTGAAGATGAGGAAAGAGAAACTGGTCATGTGAGTCTTAAAGTGTACAAACACTACTTCACTGAAGCATTTGGGTGGTGGGGTGTTGTACTGATGCTGGCGTTGTCTATAGCATGGATGTTGTCCTTCTTGGCGGGTGATTACTGGCTAGCAATTGGAACTGCAGAAGGCACTAACTTTGCTCCTGCTACATTCATCACCGTGTATGCTTGCATAGCAGTTGGTGTAGCTGTTGTTGTGATGGCAAGATCAATCTTATTCACTTATTGGGGTCTAAAGACATCTCAAAGCTTCTTCAGTGGAATGCTTCAAAGCATCCTGCATGCACCAATGTCATTCTTTGACACCACTCCCTCTGGCAGAATTTTGAGTCGT GTATCCACCGATATACTTTGGCTTGACATATCAATTCCAATGCTAGTGAATTTCGTAATCATTTCATACTTATCAGTGATCAGCATCCTGCTTGTAACATGCCAAAATGCTTGGGAAACGGTCTTCCTCTTAATCCCACTGTTCTATTTTAATAACTGGTATCGG CAATATTACCTTGCATCATCTCGGGAATTGACTCGCCTTGATTCTATCACCAAAGCTCCTGTGATTCACCACTTTTCAGAATCCATTGCTGGTGTTATAACCATTCGTGGCTTCGGAAAACAGAACGAATTTTGCcaagaaaatattgataaagTCAATGCTAGTCTGAGAATGGATTTCCACAACAACGGGGCCAATGAATGGCTTGGTTTTCGCTTGGACTACATGGGAGTGGTTTTCCTTAGCATTAGCACTGTTTTTATGATCTTTCTCCCAAGTGCTATCGTGAGGCCAG AATATGTTGGTTTGTCTTTGTCCTATGGTTTATCACTCAGCAGTATTTTGTCATTGACTATAACAATGAGTTGCAGTGTCGAGAACAAAATGGTTTCAGTCGAGAGAATAAAGCAGTTCACCAACCTTCCCTCAGAAGCACCATGGAAAATAGCTGATAGCTCTCCTCCTAATAATTGGCCCAGCCTTGGCTGCATTGAGTTAAACAATTTGCAG GTTCGGTATCGGCCAAATACTCCTCTGATTCTCAAAGGAATCTCTCTCACCATTCAAGGAGGAGAAAAGATTGGTGTTGTTGGTCGAACAGGGAGTGGGAAATCAACCCTCATTCAAGTGTTATTTAGGTTGATTGAGCCTTCAGCTgggaaaataattattgatggGATCAATATTTGTACTGTTGGCCTTCATGATCTGAGATCTCGATTTGGAATTATCCCTCAAGATCCTGTTCTCTTTCAAGGAACAGTACGAAGCAACATTGATCCCCTTGGACTGTATTCAGAAGAAGAAATCTGGAAG AGCCTAGAACGTTGCCAACTGAAAGATGTGGTGGCTGCAAAACCTGAGAAACTCGAGGCTTCAG TGGTGGATGGTGGAGACAATTGGAGTGTGGGGCAAAGACAGCTTCTGTGCTTGGGAAGGATCATGCTAAAACGCAGCAAAATACTGTTCATGGATGAGGCAACAGCATCTGTTGATTCACAAACTGATGCTGTAATACAGAAAATCATCAGAGAGGATTTTGCAGATCGTACAATTATCAGCATTGCTCACAGAATACCTACAGTCATGGACTGTGACAAAGTTTTAGTCATTGATGCAG GGCTTTCAAAAGAATATGACAAGCCATCACGTTTGCTAGAAAGGCCTTCACTTTTTGCAGCATTGGTTAAGGAGTACTCCAATAGATCTGCATAA
- the LOC106762860 gene encoding ubiquitin-like-specific protease ESD4 yields the protein MGAMTPNRKRTEECMNVNLTNSDSSRKRSKLSTKPVPSAASAIARLSRYPQVNAPFAREVHAPCRRTKFLLSARVSSRAGDAMGNVLIAKFEKAKRSALEKCRSVVEKGKEVIVVDAESDEPCADSSVEELHDDGGKFGVQRQSQSTLSFDSELRNAELKVASRGELWGSETQLDVESVLAYKKLLEDVGRRNGTFQRLNFEIDLNEKRRDHFNLLRPKKELEESEALKEPFVALSSEEEDEVERAFSANRWKILVTHENSNIEITGEKFQCLRSTGWLNDEVINLYLALLKEREQRQSHKFLKCHFFNTFFYKKLISGPNGYDFKSVRRWTSQRKLGYSLLECDKIFVPIHQEIHWCLAVINNKDKKLQYLDSMKGEDRSVLEKLAKYFADEVNDKNGQDIGVYTWEKEFVKDLPVQKNGCDCGVFMIKYVDFYSRGLELYFDQGNMPYFRRRTAKEILRLKAE from the exons ATGGGTGCGATGACCCCCAACCGCAAGCGCACCGAAGAATGCATGAACGTAAACCTCACTAATTCAGATTCCTCCCGTAAACGCTCCAAATTATCTACCAAACCCGTTCCGTCCGCCGCCAGCGCCATCGCGCGACTCTCCAGGTATCCGCAGGTTAACGCGCCGTTCGCGAGGGAGGTTCACGCACCGTGTCGGCGGACAAAATTTTTACTCTCTGCTAGGGTTAGCAGTCGCGCTGGCGATGCCATGGGGAACGTTCTGATCGCCAAGTTCGAGAAGGCGAAGCGTTCGGCGTTGGAGAAGTGTAGGTCAGTGGTGGAGAAGGGAAAGGAGGTGATTGTAGTGGACGCGGAGAGTGATGAGCCTTGTGCGGATTCGAGTGTGGAAGAGCTGCATGATGACGGTGGCAAGTTTGGGGTTCAGCGGCAGTCGCAGTCGACGTTATCGTTTGATTCGGAGCTGAGGAATGCGGAATTGAAGGTAGCGAGTAGAGGGGAGTTGTGGGGTTCTGAGACGCAGCTTGATGTTGAAAGTGTTCTTGCGTATAAGAAGTTGCTTGAGGATGTTGGGAGGAGAAATGGCACATTCCAGAGGCTGAATTTTGAGATTGACCTGAACGAGAAGCGCAGGgaccattttaatttgttgaggCCGAAGAAGGAATTGGAG GAATCAGAAGCGCTGAAAGAACCATTTGTTGCTCTTAgtagtgaggaagaagatgaggtTGAGCGTGCCTTCTCTGCCAACCG TTGGAAAATCTTGGTTACCCATGAGAATTCTAATATTGAGATTACGGGAGAAAAGTTTCAATGCCTTAGGTCAACTGGATGGTTAAATGATGAG gtgataaatttgtatttagCTTTGCTGAAGGAGAGGGAACAAAGACAGTCACATAAATTTCTGAAATGTCATTTTTTCAATACCTTTTTCTACAAAAAG TTAATAAGTGGCCCAAATGGTTATGATTTCAAATCTGTCAGAAGATGGACAAGCCAACGGAAATTGGGATATAGTTTACTTGAATGTGATAAA ATATTTGTACCTATCCATCAAGAGATACATTGGTGCTTGGCAGTCATCAATAATAAAGATAAGAAATTGCAGTATCTTGACTCAATGAAAGGAGAGGATAGATCTGTGCTAGAAAAGctg GCTAAATATTTTGCGGATGAAGTAAATGACAAGAATGGACAAGATATTGGTGTTTATACCTGGGAAAAAGAATTTGTGAAAGACCTTCCTGTTCAGAAAAATGG GTGTGATTGTGGGGTGTTTATGATCAAATATGTGGACTTTTATAGCAGGGGCCTGGAGCTATATTTTGACCAG GGAAACATGCCTTACTTCCGGCGTAGGACAGCAAAGGAGATCTTGAGACTGAAAGCTGAATGA